From Longimicrobiales bacterium:
GTGAGTTGTACTACCGCGGTGCATCGCGTTTCATGGTCCGAACGATGAGGCCGGAAGCAGTCGGCGACCATCGGTCGATCGGGCGATTCTGCACGCCCCCCGCCGGGAGCGGCTCTGCCGATCGGCAGATGGATCTTCCGAGGCGCGGACGGTATCGTAGGAGCGTGCCCCAGCGATCGCGTTTGGGGAAGCACGCGCAATCGGACGCAGCGCGTCCGCGGGGCTCTGACCCGAGTCAGGCAAGAGGAGGCGCGATGCCAGCAATCATGGCGCGTCGGATCACTGCGGGGGCGGTTACACTTGGCTCGGTCGCTGCACTGCTCGCGATCGAGCGCCTCCTCGTGCGATCGGGTGACGCCGCCGACAGCCTCGTATACATCCCTGCTGCCCTCGCGCTCGCTGCTGCGGCTGCCGTGATTGCCGAGTGGCCGCGCAGTCGGGGGTGGCTCGTTTCGATGACCGTCGCCGTGGCGACGCTGTCGCTGGTCGCCGCATTCGCGCATGACGCTCATGAGGTGCCCAGGGAAGCCTTCTGGATCCTGACCCTCGAGGCGTTGCTCCTTTTCTTTCTTGGCCTGATTGCGCGCTGGGCGAGCGCAACGGAGGCCCCCCTGGCGGGCATCCTGATCGCCGCCGCGGCCACTCTAACGCTGCTGCGGGTTACGAATCCCGCATCGCCGCTCGAGACGCTCGGTGTGCTGTCCGCCTGGGCGTTCGTTGCCGCCGGTCCCGTTGCGCTGGGGCTGTACCTGCGCGCCATCGAGGTCCGGCGGGCCCGGGCAGTGGTCGAGGCGCGTCGAGCGCAACGTCTGCAGCTCGCTCACGATCTGCACGATTTCGTCGCCCACGACGTGACGGCCATGGTGGTGCAGGCTCAGGCGGCGCAGGTCGCCGCGGCGCGCGCCCCGGAGGAGGTAGCCGCGTCGCTCCGCGGAATCGAGGAGGCGGGGCTGGAAGCGCTCGGTTCGCTCGACCGAACGGTCCACACCCTGCGCGATGCTCACGCACCCGGTAGCCGGGCGTCTTCATTCGAGGGCAATTCAGGCCAGGTGGACGACGCGCGTCTGCCGAGCCTGGAGGACATCTTCCTTCTCGTGGGACGCTTCTCCATGACGGACCGGTTGCCCGTCCGCGTTGAATTCGACCCGCTCTCGGACACTTGCGTCCCGCCTGCGGCGGCTACCACGGCGTACAGGGTGGTACGGGAGGCGCTCACGAATGTACGCCGCCACGCTCCCGCATCGACCCGCGTCGAGGTTCGGGTCTCGCGCGTCATCGGGATCGATGGGATAGCGATGGGAGTTACGATCACGAACACGGTGGCCGGCAACAGCCCCCTGCGGCCGCGGTTCCAGCGGCCCGAATCCAGACCGGCGGGTCTCGGCCTCGTCGACCTTGCCGAACGGGTCGAAGGCCTGGGAGGGAGCTTCGCCGCGGGCGCGCTCGACGATGTCACCGAGTCCGGCTGGAAGGTCTCGGCTACCCTGCCGGTGGCACTGCCGACGCGGTCATGACGACTCGGGTCCTCCTCGCCGACGACCAGGCATCGGTCCGCCACGCCTTCCGCATCATCCTGGATGCGCAGCCGGACATGCGTGTCATTGGCGACGCGGCCGATGGAGTGGCCGCACTGGAGCTCACCCGCCGACTCCGGCCCGACGTGGTGCTGGCGGATATCCGGATGCCCCGGATGGACGGGCTCGAGCTGACGCGTGTGCTCGCCGGCCCGGGCGTCGCCGACCCCGTGCGCGTCGTGGTAGTCACGACGTTCGACCTGGACGAGTACGTTCACGCTGCCCTTTCTCACGGGGCGTGCGGCTTCCTGCTCAAGCGGGCGGGACCGGCCCTGCTCGTCGAAGCAGTCCGCGCGGCGATGGCGGGCGACGCCCTCATCAGCCCTTCCGTCACCGTGCGACTCCTGCGGCACCTGCGGCAGCAGGAGACATCGACGGCGGACGCGCCCGGGGAGCCGCTGACCGAACGGGAGATCGCCGTCGCCCGGCTCGTCGCTCAGGGGAAGACCAATGCCGAGATCGGTCGAGATCTCTTCATCTCTGCCGGGACGGCCAAGACGCATCTGGCCAACATCCAGCGCAAGCTGGGGGTGCGAAACCGCGTCGGGATCGCGGTGTGGGCCTGGACCCGGGGCTACGCCGAACCGTGAGTGGGACACCCGACCGCCCGGCAGACGGGAAGCGACGCATGTGCGAGTGGGTAGCGCAGCTCGCCGGACTCATGCTGCTGGCCCTCACCGGCTGCACCTGGACCGAGCCCTTCCACGATCGCTATGGACGCCCGATAGAGGGGAGCGTCGCATCCATGGAGCGGCTGGTGCTGGGTGGGGCGGAACAGGCCGTGTGGTTCCGGGCACGCGATGCCGGGGCGCCTGCCCTCGTGCTCCTCCACGGCGGCCCCGGCGCGAGCGAGTCCGCGCTTTTCCGTCACTACAACGCGGCCCTGGAGGACCACTTCCTCGTAGTGTACTGGGAGCAGCGCGGCGCCGGTCGCTCCTACTCGGGCGACCTCGCCCGCGACTCCATGACGATCGGGCGCATGGTCCGGGATCTCGATGAGCTGGTCGACAGCGTGCGCGCCCGCTTCGGTCACGATCGCGTCGTCCTGCTCGGCCACTCCTGGGGCACGATCCTGGGCACGCTCTACGCCCATGCGCATCCGGAGAAGGTTGCCGCGTACGTCGGTGTCGCGCAGATCGCTGATTTCGCCGAGGGCGAGCGTGTTTCGCTCGCGTGGGCGCTGAGGCAGGCGGAAGCGAAGGACGACGCCAGGGCACTCGAAGCGCTCCGCGACCTCGAGCCCGGGCCGGCAAACGTCGATGATGAGCTCGAGCTCGGGCGCTGGGTAGAGCGGCTCGGCGGATCGCTGCGCGGCGGGCTGTCCACGTTTTCCCTGATCTGGGCCGCGCTTCGCACGGACGAGGCTTCGATCGTGGATCTCGTGAAGTTCGGGCAGGGCAACCGATTCTCGCTCGAGGCGCTCCGGCCGCAGTATTCACGCATCGACCTCACGGAAATCCGGCGCTTCGACGTGCCGATCGTGTTCATGCTGGGACGTCACGACTGGCACGTCCCCGCAGTCACGGCCGCAGAGTACTTCCGGCGCATCGAAGCGCCCCACAAGCGGCTCGTCTGGTTCGAGGAATCCGCGCACAACCCACCGTTCGAGGAACCCGAGGCCTTCGTTCGCGCCATGATCGAGCATGTCCTCCCGCTCGCGCACGATGCGGACACCTAGCGTCAGTACCGATCGCGGATCTGCCATTCGGCAGATGGTTTCCGACAACGTCCGATGGTAGATACCGGTGAGCAACACTCAGACACCACGCTATCGGAAATGACCATGGAAGATGAATACAGCTGGTTACGACGAGAGAGATCGACGCGTCGGCCAGCAGAGTCCGGGGCGCCTGGCTTCACGGCAGATACTCTGATGTCGGGTGACGATGTCGATGTGGTGGTAGTGGGCGGGAGTTGGGCGGGACTCGCGGCGGCACTGCAGCTCGGAAGGGCGCGCACGCGCACCCTCATCGTCGACGCCGGCCGGCCGCGGAACCGTTTCGCCCGCGCTTCTCACGGCTTCCTCGGCCAGGACGGGCGTTCGCCCGAAGCGATTCTCGAGACTTTTCGAGAACAGGTGCTGGCGTACGCGACGGTGAGGCTGCGCGAGGAACTGGCGGTGGACATCTCCACGATCGACCACGGCGGATTTGCAGTCGAGCTCGCGTCGGGCAGCGTACTGCGCGCCGCGCGCCTGATCCTGGCGACCGGCGTGGTGGACGAACTGCCGGCCATCCAGGGCCTTCGCGAGCGGTGGGGCAAGACAGTGCTCCACTGTCCATACTGCCACGGCTACGAGGTGGCCGATGCCCGGCTCGGCGTCCTCGCCACCAGCGACGCAGCGATGCACCTGGCGCTGCTCCTCCCGGACTGGAGCGCCGACGTCACTCTCTTCACCAACGGCGCGTTCGACCCGCACGCCGAGCAGCGCGCGCAGCTCATGGCGCGTGGCGTCAAGCTGGAAACGCGGCCCCTGCAATCACTGCTGGGGGACGCGCCCGCACTCGACGGAATTCAGCTCGAGGGAGGCGACATCGTTCCGGTGGATGCGCTGTTCAGCGCCTCACGCACCCGCATGGCCGCACCGTTTGCGGAGCGTCTCGGTTGCGCGTTCAACGAGGGTCCCCTCGGCCCCGTCATTCGGACCGATGAGCGCAAGGAGACGAGCGTGCCGAATGTCTTCGCCGCAGGTGACGCGGCCCGGGTGCCCTACAGCGGCACGTTCGCGGCAGCGGATGGAGCCATGGCAGGAATCTCGGCACATCAGTCCCTGGCACTCGCCGCCGCACCATAGGAGTTACAGCGTCCAATGCGGTGCGACTGCTCGTGACGAGCGACGTGATGTGATGTGGTCGCTAGCCGCCTCCGCAGGCCCGGCAACGGCGGCGTCGACGGATGTGGTAGGCCCACGCGGCGACTCCAAGAGCCAATCCCCACACCGGCCATACCAGTCCCACCAGGTCCATTGCCGAGCCGGCATCTCCGCGGAGTCTCGCCTCAATCCAGTCGCGCGCCACACCGCGGCCCGCGCCGAAGACGAGTACGGCCACGATGCCGGCAGGGACGACGGCAATCGCCGGCGGAAGGCGACGGCCACCCAGCCGCGGGACCCAGGCGGGGAAGGCCTCGCCCCAGGGCTGAACGAGCCCCAGTGTGAGGAGCGCCCCGACCATCGCTACGGCGGCGAGACCCGCCGCCGGGAACGCGGACCCGCTCTCGCGGATCGCGGTCAGCACGTCCGCCGGCATTCCGACCGGGATGCCGAAGGCCCAGGCCAGCCGCGTGGCCGCGTAGGGGAGCGGCGCTATCATCGCGACCGCCACGGCCTGCCTGCCCAGGCGCAGTGCAATCGTGCGTGTGCAGGCTTCACTGGCCAGTGGATCGCGACCGCATCGGACGCACCGCCCGGCCGCTCGTCGGGAATACCCGAGCGCCGTCGAGGCCCAGAGTGCTCCGCCGAGGACACAGAGATACTGATTCCAGATCGGCCACGTGACCTCCTGCCAGAAGCTGCCCGGCGGCCAGTCGAACGGCGCACCCAAGAGGAACATGGGCGCATAGGCGGCCACGGCGATCGCGCGGCCATCCGGCACGACCAGCATGAGCACGGCGGCCAACGTCCAGGCGAAGGCCCGATGGGGTGTCGTAACCACTCCCCGGTGGTCCCGCCGTGCACCGTGGATGCCAAGCAGGGTACCCGCGAATCCGATGATGGCGACCAGCGGGGCTCCCACCTCCGGCGGCAGACCATGAAGAAGGGAGGCGGCGGGTCCGTTCGCGGGGCCCACACCGAAGGGGAAGGTGCCACGTCCCGCGGACCACCAGATGCCAAGGGCCGCGTAGCCTGCGGACCAGAGCGTCGCACCAGCAGCGATCCGGGCTCGCCATCCCGATGATCGAACGGGGGGGCGAGCCGGGTCGCTGGCATGTCGACCAATGCGTACCGAAGAATGGCGGAGTCGGGTCATGGAGCGACGATCGCCGTTCGTCGGCCCCGGCACTATTCCCCGATCGGCGGATTCTGCACGTCAGGAGAAGCACGCAATCCGCCAATCGGCGTGGCAAC
This genomic window contains:
- a CDS encoding alpha/beta hydrolase encodes the protein MCEWVAQLAGLMLLALTGCTWTEPFHDRYGRPIEGSVASMERLVLGGAEQAVWFRARDAGAPALVLLHGGPGASESALFRHYNAALEDHFLVVYWEQRGAGRSYSGDLARDSMTIGRMVRDLDELVDSVRARFGHDRVVLLGHSWGTILGTLYAHAHPEKVAAYVGVAQIADFAEGERVSLAWALRQAEAKDDARALEALRDLEPGPANVDDELELGRWVERLGGSLRGGLSTFSLIWAALRTDEASIVDLVKFGQGNRFSLEALRPQYSRIDLTEIRRFDVPIVFMLGRHDWHVPAVTAAEYFRRIEAPHKRLVWFEESAHNPPFEEPEAFVRAMIEHVLPLAHDADT
- a CDS encoding histidine kinase, coding for MPAIMARRITAGAVTLGSVAALLAIERLLVRSGDAADSLVYIPAALALAAAAAVIAEWPRSRGWLVSMTVAVATLSLVAAFAHDAHEVPREAFWILTLEALLLFFLGLIARWASATEAPLAGILIAAAATLTLLRVTNPASPLETLGVLSAWAFVAAGPVALGLYLRAIEVRRARAVVEARRAQRLQLAHDLHDFVAHDVTAMVVQAQAAQVAAARAPEEVAASLRGIEEAGLEALGSLDRTVHTLRDAHAPGSRASSFEGNSGQVDDARLPSLEDIFLLVGRFSMTDRLPVRVEFDPLSDTCVPPAAATTAYRVVREALTNVRRHAPASTRVEVRVSRVIGIDGIAMGVTITNTVAGNSPLRPRFQRPESRPAGLGLVDLAERVEGLGGSFAAGALDDVTESGWKVSATLPVALPTRS
- a CDS encoding response regulator transcription factor — encoded protein: MTTRVLLADDQASVRHAFRIILDAQPDMRVIGDAADGVAALELTRRLRPDVVLADIRMPRMDGLELTRVLAGPGVADPVRVVVVTTFDLDEYVHAALSHGACGFLLKRAGPALLVEAVRAAMAGDALISPSVTVRLLRHLRQQETSTADAPGEPLTEREIAVARLVAQGKTNAEIGRDLFISAGTAKTHLANIQRKLGVRNRVGIAVWAWTRGYAEP
- a CDS encoding NAD(P)/FAD-dependent oxidoreductase, which codes for MSGDDVDVVVVGGSWAGLAAALQLGRARTRTLIVDAGRPRNRFARASHGFLGQDGRSPEAILETFREQVLAYATVRLREELAVDISTIDHGGFAVELASGSVLRAARLILATGVVDELPAIQGLRERWGKTVLHCPYCHGYEVADARLGVLATSDAAMHLALLLPDWSADVTLFTNGAFDPHAEQRAQLMARGVKLETRPLQSLLGDAPALDGIQLEGGDIVPVDALFSASRTRMAAPFAERLGCAFNEGPLGPVIRTDERKETSVPNVFAAGDAARVPYSGTFAAADGAMAGISAHQSLALAAAP